From Bacteroidia bacterium:
TCAATCGAAATAATTTTTTCGCTACGATCAACAACCAAAGTAGCTTGGGAAGGAACTAATTTCAGTAATTCTTTTATCGCTCCAGTTGTTTTGCTGTGCGCTTTTGCCTCCATAAGTTGCCCTAATAAAACCAAGGAGAGGATGACTGTGGTGGCTTCAAAATACACAAATACATCTCCGCTTTCAGATTTGAATTGCGCGGGAAATAGACCCGGAAATAACATGGCAGTAACACTAAAAACAAAAGCTACTCCAGATCCAAGTCCAACTAAGGTAAACATATTCAATTTCCATGTGATGATTGATTTCCAGGCACGCTGAAAAAACATCCATGCCGCATAAAATACCACAGGAATTGACAATGCAAATTGTATCCAGTTCCAACTTTTTTGATTTATTATTTTTAATAATGGATTATTGGAAAACATCGCAGACATTGTAATCAGCAGAATAGGAAGGGTGAATGACACTGCAACTATAAACTTTTTCAGGAGTATTTTATACGTTTTGTCATCTTCATTTTTGGCAGGTTCTTTCGGAACTAAATTCATTCCGCAAATTGGACAAGAACCTGGCTCATTTCTTATGATTTCAGG
This genomic window contains:
- a CDS encoding heavy metal-binding domain-containing protein — protein: MKHIYQIKGMSCDGCRNHVEQALSKVEGVTKVSVDLKKAEAAIEMKSHIPLEKLQETLKKSGGNYSIANQGDEMHKHDNKELLSNHKETTNQNTKGSGVFYCPMHCEGEKTYNKAGSCPVCGMDLVEQPSQQKSAQQYTCPMHPEIIRNEPGSCPICGMNLVPKEPAKNEDDKTYKILLKKFIVAVSFTLPILLITMSAMFSNNPLLKIINQKSWNWIQFALSIPVVFYAAWMFFQRAWKSIITWKLNMFTLVGLGSGVAFVFSVTAMLFPGLFPAQFKSESGDVFVYFEATTVILSLVLLGQLMEAKAHSKTTGAIKELLKLVPSQATLVVDRSEKIISI